A part of Lactobacillus sp. ESL0700 genomic DNA contains:
- a CDS encoding proline-specific peptidase family protein, whose translation MKTGSKIITLDNGYHLWTSTQGEGDIHLLALHGGPGGNHEYWEDAADQLAKQGLHVQVTMYDQLGSLYSDQPDYSDPKIAEKYLTYEYFLDEVDEVRDKLGLDNFYLIGQSWGGLLAQEYSVKYGSHLKGTIISSMVDEIDDYIDSINRRRQEILPQTEIDFMRECEDNHDFANPRYREDIQILNINFLDRRQPCKLYHIKRIGGLPVYHTFQGDNEFVVTGKLKDWHFRKYLKQITMPTLLTFGEEDTMPLETAKIMQKEIPNSRLVTTPDAGHHQMVDNPDVYYKHVADFIKQVEAGTFKGE comes from the coding sequence ATGAAAACTGGATCAAAAATTATTACATTAGATAATGGTTACCATTTATGGACGAGTACGCAAGGTGAGGGTGATATTCACTTGCTTGCATTACATGGAGGCCCTGGTGGTAATCATGAATATTGGGAAGATGCGGCTGATCAATTAGCCAAGCAAGGTTTACATGTTCAAGTAACGATGTATGACCAATTAGGCTCACTATACTCTGACCAACCCGACTACTCCGACCCTAAAATTGCTGAAAAGTATCTAACTTATGAATACTTTCTTGATGAAGTTGACGAAGTTCGAGATAAATTGGGATTAGACAATTTTTATCTGATTGGTCAAAGTTGGGGTGGACTTCTTGCACAAGAATACTCTGTAAAATATGGTTCTCACCTTAAAGGTACGATTATTTCTTCAATGGTTGATGAAATTGATGATTACATCGACTCAATTAATCGGCGCAGACAAGAAATTTTACCGCAAACAGAAATTGATTTTATGCGTGAGTGTGAAGACAACCATGACTTTGCCAATCCACGCTATCGCGAAGACATCCAAATCTTGAATATTAACTTCCTAGATCGGCGTCAGCCATGCAAGTTGTATCACATTAAACGAATTGGTGGCTTACCTGTCTATCATACTTTTCAAGGTGATAATGAGTTCGTAGTCACTGGTAAATTAAAGGATTGGCACTTTAGAAAATATCTGAAACAAATTACAATGCCAACTTTGCTGACTTTTGGCGAAGAAGATACAATGCCACTGGAAACTGCAAAAATTATGCAGAAAGAAATTCCAAATTCTCGTTTAGTAACAACACCAGATGCAGGCCATCACCAGATGGTAGATAATCCTGATGTCTATTACAAGCACGTTGCTGACTTTATTAAACAAGTTGAGGCAGGCACGTTTAAAGGAGAATAG
- a CDS encoding oligopeptide ABC transporter substrate-binding protein: MSKQNLFKSIGIISLSGLVLAGCGKNNAGNDETKTASKFPMSTPQKASKQGGTVKIGLETDTPFAGIFSQELSSADIDSQVAAPGLETLFDSDDHYKVTDKGPATLKLDVKKKTATITIKKGVKWSDGKQVVAKDYEYAYEILANKDTNCPRYSSQFEILNGLKAYHDGEAKTISGIEMPDGDNGRTVIMHFKELNPSMFNTGNRYLWDVAEPYHYLKDIPFSKLKSSDKIRKDPLFFGAFKIDKIVRGQSVTWTPNKYYWRGTPKLDKIVISVVSPNSASQAIKSHKFDVMKVINTQWNQVKDTKKVNFIAQIPLSYHYLAFRVGKWDNKASKNVENPKAKMNNKALRQAIGYAMNVDAVDKRYTYGLTFRVPTLIPSQFGDYFDKNAKGYSYNLKKANSILDKAGYKKKGKWRRQPNGQPLTINIAAMSGDSTQEPIIQNYIQQWHKIGLNVQLASGRLIEHNSFYDKLQHDDPGIDMFIGGWSMPSEPSPQTYYSETAPFNMSRFVTAKNNKLMSEINSSKAFNHKYRVQKFHEWQEYMNDEAYVIPIDNSYQITAVNDKLTGYSLKPSHTNNYQPLWYKVGYVK, encoded by the coding sequence ATGAGCAAACAAAATTTATTTAAATCTATCGGAATTATAAGCCTTTCTGGTCTTGTCCTAGCTGGTTGTGGCAAGAACAATGCTGGCAATGATGAAACCAAAACAGCATCCAAGTTCCCAATGTCAACCCCACAAAAAGCTAGCAAGCAGGGCGGTACAGTAAAGATTGGTCTTGAAACAGATACACCTTTTGCTGGAATATTTTCACAAGAATTATCTTCTGCTGACATTGACTCCCAAGTTGCAGCTCCAGGTCTTGAAACACTATTTGATAGCGACGACCATTACAAAGTTACTGACAAGGGACCAGCTACTCTTAAATTAGATGTAAAAAAGAAAACAGCTACTATAACGATTAAAAAGGGCGTTAAATGGTCTGACGGCAAGCAAGTTGTCGCTAAGGACTATGAATATGCTTATGAAATTTTAGCCAATAAGGATACCAATTGTCCAAGATACAGTAGTCAATTTGAAATTCTTAATGGACTTAAAGCCTATCATGATGGCGAAGCTAAGACTATTTCAGGAATTGAAATGCCTGATGGTGATAATGGTAGAACTGTTATTATGCACTTCAAGGAACTCAATCCTAGCATGTTTAACACCGGAAATCGCTATTTATGGGATGTGGCTGAACCGTATCACTATTTAAAGGATATACCTTTCTCTAAATTAAAATCTTCCGATAAAATTAGAAAAGATCCACTGTTTTTTGGTGCTTTCAAAATTGATAAAATCGTCCGCGGTCAATCCGTTACTTGGACTCCTAATAAGTACTACTGGCGTGGCACGCCAAAGCTGGATAAAATTGTCATTTCTGTGGTTTCACCTAATTCCGCTTCACAAGCAATTAAAAGTCATAAATTTGACGTAATGAAGGTCATTAACACCCAGTGGAACCAAGTTAAAGATACTAAAAAAGTCAATTTCATTGCCCAAATACCTTTGAGCTACCATTACTTAGCCTTTAGAGTGGGGAAATGGGACAATAAGGCAAGTAAAAACGTTGAAAATCCTAAAGCAAAGATGAATAACAAGGCATTGCGCCAAGCTATTGGTTATGCAATGAATGTTGACGCGGTTGATAAACGTTATACTTATGGCTTAACTTTTAGAGTTCCAACCCTAATTCCGTCGCAATTCGGTGATTACTTTGATAAAAATGCTAAGGGCTATTCTTATAATTTGAAAAAAGCTAATAGCATTTTAGATAAAGCTGGATATAAAAAGAAGGGCAAGTGGCGCAGACAACCTAATGGTCAACCATTGACTATTAATATTGCGGCCATGAGTGGTGACTCAACCCAAGAACCTATTATTCAAAATTACATTCAACAATGGCATAAAATTGGTCTAAATGTCCAACTAGCATCAGGACGTTTAATTGAGCACAACTCGTTTTATGATAAGCTTCAACACGATGATCCGGGAATTGATATGTTTATTGGTGGTTGGTCTATGCCATCAGAACCGTCACCGCAAACTTATTATAGTGAGACTGCGCCATTTAACATGTCTAGATTTGTGACTGCCAAAAATAATAAATTGATGTCAGAAATCAATTCTTCAAAGGCGTTTAACCACAAATATCGGGTACAAAAGTTCCATGAATGGCAAGAATACATGAATGATGAAGCTTATGTCATTCCAATTGATAATTCTTACCAAATTACTGCGGTTAATGATAAGTTGACGGGTTACTCATTGAAGCCATCACACACAAATAACTACCAGCCATTATGGTACAAAGTAGGATATGTCAAGTAA